The following is a genomic window from Actinomadura sp. WMMB 499.
CGGTCTCGAGGGCGCGGACGGCGGTGGTGCCGACCGCGATCACCCGGCCGCCCTCGGCGCGGACGTGCCGGACGAGCGCGGCGGTCGCGGCGGGGACCTCGTACCGTTCGGCGTACGGGGGCTCGTGGGCCTCGGGGGACGCGACGCCGGTGTGCAGGGTGATCGGGGCGATGAGGACGCCGCGCGACACCAGCCGCGTGACGAGGTCGGCGGTGAAGGGGCGCGCGGCGCTGGGCATCTCGGCGCCGCCGGTCGCGCGGTCGTGCGCGAAGACGGTCTGGTAGGCGGCGGTGGGCTGGTCGCGGGGGACGTACCCGTAGCGGATGGGGACGCCGTGGCGGTGCAGGTACGGGACGACGTCGGTGCTGAGCCGGGCTCGCCAGAGCCGTTCGGTGCGGCGGTCGACGAGGGTGAGGGTGGCGCCGCCGGGCAGGGGGATCCATTCGCCGGGGGTGCCGCCGGAGTAGGGGCGGGTGGTCTTGCCGGCGAGGCGGCGCAGTTCGACGAGCCAGAGCCGGTCGTCGGCGTCCGGGACGGGGGTGGAGAAGTGGACGCCGATGCGGTCGAGGCGGACGGCGGCGGGCAGCGTCGCGGAGGTGTTGACGACGAGGAGGTCGCCGGGCCGCAGCAGGTCGGGCAGGTCGCGGAAGCGGTGGTGCGAGACGGCGCCGGTGGCGCGGCGGCCGACGAGGAGCCGGACGTCGTCGCGGGCGCG
Proteins encoded in this region:
- a CDS encoding S-adenosylmethionine:tRNA ribosyltransferase-isomerase — its product is MTIDFALPADLEAHEPPETRGRARDDVRLLVGRRATGAVSHHRFRDLPDLLRPGDLLVVNTSATLPAAVRLDRIGVHFSTPVPDADDRLWLVELRRLAGKTTRPYSGGTPGEWIPLPGGATLTLVDRRTERLWRARLSTDVVPYLHRHGVPIRYGYVPRDQPTAAYQTVFAHDRATGGAEMPSAARPFTADLVTRLVSRGVLIAPITLHTGVASPEAHEPPYAERYEVPAATAALVRHVRAEGGRVIAVGTTAVRALETAATGGRVEPSTGWTNHVVTPETGVRAVDGLLTGLHEPRSSHLMMLDAIAGQDLLTSVYRAALDERYLWHEFGDVNLLIP